A genomic segment from Montipora foliosa isolate CH-2021 chromosome 9, ASM3666993v2, whole genome shotgun sequence encodes:
- the LOC137971602 gene encoding uncharacterized protein — MPPKVDVKTLTGKMNNAAGILNELMEEFEAIFAVKPGLERLEAVFNLVESKYRSVKKQQEAILDKLIEEGASSEDELVLTNRKLGDKVKADFLQITLKYPAYQSENALPKGPDHTETLKTMTSAIEKMAVAIGSKPSSLERLTVPNWDGSRRTYQTWKREFRHCMEKYGQDKDEQLQRFRKAMPKGFFWTDQVKTCKDINQAWEILETEFANERKLMDELLAEMNNLKHVKRDSKSLTRYATTISVFVNDMENNGCTVLEASEAPFFMSQLLSKLDPRDNTNFGREMKRAGKEENVSNLVTWLHQEATLRSRGKPDSDNADEKERTHRGPTFRRTENHAASNDRTPDQEACPLGCAWKHHLAACPLYQSSTVNQRWDVVKQSKRCRKCLRLHHTNNCKKPDGTTCDKCKRNHHRTLHNETINSNLSSNAVPFRMQDVPAEGNTNCAADHKEDVKLITGLCPVQKVKVMDSGGTLVEMLAMIDSGSNTSLLSKNAAERLGIAGTATHLTMNLAGGEKRSETSEIIEITVASSTEEDITKTLEVYTIKRPCSAAKTISKGAIEHFSHLKPVANKLHLSGGTIDLLIGTDFVDAFVDIHTLSGEPGEPIAKRNCFGWYVLGQVNSSRIQSVEVGTLSFEDDIKKLLYQDTLGVKPTELCTCSENVLRENKFVKSLSDSTTLVDGRIQVRMPWNENGPPKRSNYDIAFKRMQSAEKSFQRKECFAIVNDEVQKLLEQDFVIKIPTDEVDHSQPEWYLPLQAVFTPERTTKVRLVFDASSKGHEGLSLNDHLEKGPNYTNSLPNVLMAWRWNEVAYSDAAQELQDHAYVDDIAGSKSNSTKAKGIIKEIDTVLGKGQFQIKAWHSNRSEIDQSDGERFTDLLGHKWDKKEDKFTFKKENVVGLLEGFSKRSCLKFLAQLWDPIGLVSPVTIKFRIDLQGLWSSGYSWDDILPESIQQTWLENVQSINDLLSFHFDRKLKPSNAVGVPQIHGFSDGGEQAYGAVIFLRWKLAGGNYRCVPVMIKAFVAPLKKKSIPRLELLGCLSLARMYITCVKALEFTKAQDWERFFWIDSSTVLSWIRTPPREFRPFVSARVAEIQETIGADQFHYIKSNNNPADPLTRGIHLNHLMKWAEGPSFLELPEEKWPNFQDHTQVNTNVDDLEALKEKKTFQKEKKAGKHRTAAAEVCPELDQHESEENPILLHLLKTCSTYSKIRRTLAYVRRFIYNARKMNPKSGPISVQELKSSETQLLKWSQFHVDEDSLDKKLVAKKGEDGLLRAHGRLEDIRCLPEKLRKPIMLPQDHPFVILLLRDLHERRGHCGYKSLIHEARKRFWIIGLRRMAKTVTSKCVTCRKLRKRPLNQLLGQIPNLRVAAGFPAFSNTAMDMFGPVQIKLGRKTLKEAQVTIFTCMTSRAIHLELVTDKTSDAFLMPFRRFACLRGYPNVCWSDRGTNFVGAQGYLKETTQNWDIPGIKSVLSDKFGCEFRWEWNTPHASHQNGIVETLIKSVRQALNATCKNQAYSEEQWRTFLSEITYMVNGRPLYPSSDDIWEAPPITPNDLLLGQYNPPPQPEPEERINPRQLLRSTQNRVADFWRSGMKYFATNLLPKNKWFRERDNVQTGDLVLELDPKHKRCEWKMARIVGTYPGNDGLVRKVRIKTRDGEYDRPIHKLCLIATKEELNAGLL, encoded by the exons ATGCCGCCGAAAGTTGATGTAAAAACCCTCACGGGAAAAATGAACAATGCCGCTGGAATTCTTAATGAGTTAATGGAAGAATTTGAAGCGATCTTTGCAGTAAAACCGGGACTCGAAAGACTCGAAGCAGTGTTCAATTTAGTGGAATCGAAGTACAGATCTGTTAAAAAGCAGCAAGAGGCAATTTTAGATAAGTTAATTGAAGAAGGCGCTTCATCAGAAGATGAATTGGTGTTAACGAACAGAAAACTCGGGGACAAAGTCAAAGCTGATTTTCTccaaattactttgaaataCCCAGCATATCAAAGCGAAAATGCTCTTCCGAAAGGTCCTGACCACACAGAAACCTTGAAAACGATGACCTCTGCAATTGAGAAAATGGCCGTTGCGATAGGATCGAAACCTAGCAGCCTAGAGCGCTTGACAGTTCCGAACTGGGACGGAAGTCGAAGAACGTATCAGACGTGGAAAAGGGAGTTTAGACACTGTATGGAAAAATATGGACAAGACAAGGACGAGCAACTTCAAAGATTCCGAAAAGCGATGCCTAAAGGCTTCTTCTGGACAGATCAAGTTAAGACCTGTAAAGACATTAACCAAGCCTGGGAAATTCTTGAGACTGAATTCGCAAACGAGCGAAAACTTATGGACGAACTGTTAGCTGAAATGAATAATCTCAAACATGTTAAACGGGACTCCAAGTCACTCACGCGTTACGCCACGACGATTTCTGTATTTGTCAATGATATGGAAAACAATGGCTGCACCGTGTTGGAGGCGTCAGAAGCTCCGTTCTTCATGTCTCAGCTTTTATCAAAACTCGATCCAAGAGACAATACAAACTTTGGTAGGGAGATGAAGAGAGcgggaaaggaagaaaatgtgTCAAACCTTGTAACCTGGTTACATCAAGAGGCAACCCTTCGCTCCAGAGGCAAACCAGACAGTGACAACGCCGATGAAAAGGAACGTACCCACCGAGGACCAACCTTTAGAAGAACAGAGAACCACGCTGCTAGTAATGATAGAACTCCCGATCAAGAAGCGTGCCCACTCGGTTGTGCGTGGAAACACCATTTAGCTGCCTGTCCGCTGTATCAAAGTTCAACGGTAAATCAAAGATGGGACGTAGTCAAACAGAGCAAAAGATGTCGCAAATGTCTTAGACTACATCACACGAACAACTGTAAGAAACCAGACGGTACTACCTGCGATAAATGCAAAAGGAACCATCACCGCACTCTTCACAACGAGACGATCAATTCGAATCTAAGCTCGAACGCAGTGCCTTTCCGAATGCAAGATGTTCCTGCAGAAGGCAATACCAACTGTGCCGCTGACCACAAGGAAGATGTCAAGCTAATCACTGGTTTATGTCCTGTCCAAAAGGTGAAGGTTATGGACTCAGGTGGAACGCTTGTTGAAATGCTTGCGATGATAGATTCTGGATCAAACACAAGTCTGCTATCTAAGAATGCAGCCGAACGACTGGGAATAGCAGGGACAGCCACCCATCTTACTATGAATCTAGCAGGTGGAGAGAAGAGGTCTGAAACTTCGGAAATCATCGAGATCACTGTTGCCTCGAGTACAGAAGAGGATATCACAAAGACCCTGGAAGTATACACGATAAAGAGACCTTGCAGTGCCGCGAAGACAATCTCAAAGGGAGCTATTGAACACTTCTCTCATCTCAAACCAGTTGCGAACAAACTGCATCTATCTGGTGGAACAATAGATCTTTTAATCGGTACAGATTTCGTCGATGCCTTTGTCGACATTCATACCTTGTCTGGGGAACCAGGAGAGCCGATTGCCAAACGTAATTGCTTTGGTTGGTACGTTTTAGGACAAGTTAACAGTTCCAGGATACAGTCCGTTGAAGTCGGAACATTGAGCTTTGAGGACGACATTAAGAAACTACTTTATCAGGACACGCTGGGAGTTAAACCAACGGAACTGTGTACTTGTAGTGAGAACGTGCTACGAGAAAACAAGTTCGTCAAATCCCTGTCTGATTCAACTACATTGGTAGATGGAAGAATCCAAGTAAGAATGCCTTGGAATGAGAATGGACCCCCCAAACGCAGCAATTATGACATTGCCTTCAAAAGAATGCAGTCTGCCGAGAAGTCGTTCCAAAGAAAAGAATGCTTCGCAATCGTAAATGACGAGGTACAAAAGCTGTTGGAACAAGACTTCGTAATTAAAATTCCTACAGATGAAGTTGATCACAGTCAACCCGAATGGTATCTGCCCTTGCAAGCAGTTTTCACACCAGAGAGAACTACTAAGGTTCGCCTTGTTTTCGATGCGTCTTCAAAAGGCCACGAGGGTCTTTCCCTGAACGATCACCTCGAGAAAGGACCTAATTACACTAACAGTCTTCCCAATGTGCTTATGGCCTGGCGATGGAACGAAGTGGCTTACTCGG ACGCAGCCCAAGAACTTCAAGATCACGCGTACGTGGACGATATCGCGGGATCCAAAAGCAACTCGACAAAAGCCAAGGGAATAATCAAAGAAATTGACACCGTCCTTGGAAAAGGCCAGTTTCAAATTAAGGCGTGGCATTCCAACCGCTCAGAAATTGACCAGTCTGATGGTGAGAGATTCACAGATCTGCTTGGCCACAAATGGGATAAAAAAGAAGACAAGTTTACCTTCAAGAAAGAAAACGTGGTTGGCTTACTGGAGGGCTTCTCCAAAAGAAGCTGTCTGAAGTTTCTCGCTCAACTCTGGGATCCTATCGGACTTGTGTCACCCGTTACTATCAAGTTCAGAATTGACTTGCAAGGATTATGGAGTTCGGGTTACAGCTGGGACGACATCCTTCCCGAGAGTATTCAGCAAACATGGTTAGAAAATGTCCAGTCCATAAATGATCTCCTGTCATTTCACTTTGACCGCAAGCTAAAACCAAGCAATGCAGTGGGCGTGCCTCAAATTCACGGATTCTCGGATGGTGGTGAGCAGGCTTATGGTGCAGTCATCTTCCTACGGTGGAAACTTGCTGGCGGAAACTATCGTTGTGTTCCAGTCATGATAAAGGCTTTCGTAGCACCACTGAAGAAGAAAAGCATCCCGAGATTAGAACTGTTGGGCTGTTTATCACTCGCACGCATGTACATCACATGTGTAAAAGCATTGGAATTCACAAAAGCGCAGGACTGGGAACGATTCTTCTGGATCGATTCATCAACTGTTTTGTCCTGGATCAGAACCCCACCACGGGAATTCAGGCCCTTTGTATCTGCCAGAGTGGCTGAAATTCAAGAGACCATTGGGGCAGACCAATTTCATTACATCAAGTCTAACAACAACCCTGCAGATCCTCTGACGAGAGGAATCCATCTTAATCATCTCATGAAGTGGGCAGAGGGACCCTCCTTCCTAGAGTTGCCAGAAGAAAAGTGGCCCAACTTTCAAGATCACACCCAAGTTAACACTAATGTGGACGACCTTGAAGCtttaaaagagaagaaaacgTTTCAGAAAGAGAAGAAAGCCGGTAAACACCGCACTGCCGCCGCAGAAGTATGTCCTGAACTAGATCAGCATGAATCTGAAGAAAATCCTATCCTTTTACATTTGCTGAAAACGTGTTCTACGTACTCCAAGATAAGGAGAACTCTTGCCTACGTTCGTCGCTTTATTTACAACGCTCGGAAAATGAACCCGAAGTCAGGGCCCATTTCAGTTCAGGAACTGAAGTCTTCCGAAACCCAGCTTCTGAAGTGGAGTCAATTTCACGTCGACGAAGACAGTTTGGATAAGAAACTAGTTGCAAAGAAGGGTGAAGATGGCCTTCTTCGTGCGCATGGTCGACTTGAAGATATCAGATGTCTCCCGGAAAAGTTGAGAAAGCCTATTATGTTACCACAAGACCACCCTTTTGTGATCTTGCTTCTGCGTGACCTCCACGAACGACGTGGGCATTGTGGCTATAAGAGTTTAATTCACGAGGCCAGAAAAAGATTTTGGATTATTGGACTCCGCAGAATGGCTAAGACCGTCACCTCAAAATGTGTCACATGCAGAAAACTACGGAAAAGGCCCCTCAACCAGCTCTTGGGACAGATCCCAAACCTAAGAGTAGCAGCTGGCTTCCCTGCATTCTCGAACACTGCTATGGACATGTTCGGACCAGTACAGATTAAACTCGGTCGCAAAACCCTGAAAGAGGCACAAGTGACCATCTTCACTTGCATGACTTCACGTGCGATCCACCTAGAGCTGGTCACCGATAAAACCTCAGACGCATTCTTAATGCCCTTTCGACGTTTTGCCTGCTTACGCGGATACCCTAATGTTTGCTGGTCAGACCGTGGAACAAACTTCGTGGGTGCCCAAGGTTACCTGAAGGAAACCACACAGAACTGGGATATTCCTGGGATAAAGAGTGTCCTCTCTGATAAATTTGGCTGCGAGTTCAGATGGGAATGGAATACACCACATGCGAGTCACCAAAACGGAATTGTTGAGACCCTAATTAAGTCAGTCAGACAAGCACTTAACGCCACTTGCAAGAACCAAGCCTACTCCGAGGAACAATGGAGAACATTTCTGTCAGAAATCACCTACATGGTCAACGGACGACCGCTGTACCCCAGTTCCGACGATATCTGGGAGGCCCCACCGATCACTCCAAACGACCTACTGCTAGGCCAATACAATCCACCGCCACAACCAGAACCAGAAGAAAGAATCAATCCGCGACAGTTACTCAGGAGTACCCAAAACAGAGTTGCTGATTTCTGGAGGAGTGGGATGAAGTATTTCGCTACAAACTTGTTACCAAAAAACAAGTGGTTTCGCGAGCGAGATAACGTCCAGACCGGTGATCTTGTATTGGAGCTGGATCCCAAACACAAAAgatgtgaatggaaaatggcgcGTATTGTAGGCACCTATCCTGGAAACGACGGCCTTGTTCGAAAAGTGAGAATCAAGACAAGAGATGGGGAGTACGACAGACCAATTCACAAACTGTGTTTGATTGCGACAAAGGAAGAGCTCAATGCAGGACTACTCTAG